The Anser cygnoides isolate HZ-2024a breed goose chromosome 4, Taihu_goose_T2T_genome, whole genome shotgun sequence region CAGTGAGCTCCCAGGGGCTCCGAACCCCCTCCAAactgctctgaaaaataaaaacggAGACTCACAagcctgctccttccctcttctcctcttgGGTGACTTCTGCCGAGGCAGGGCTGAGTCCTACATGGCCTGCTAACCAAGAAAATGCACCTTTTGGCTGTGCGTCCACCCCTAGTCGTACAAAAGGCAAGCCGTAAAGACTGTTAGCGACCAGCAGTGTTAGGGCCCTTGAAGCTCCCATGCCAGTTGCCTAGACAGGATGGTGGGCACTCGTTTGAGCGTGACAGAATAGTTCCGTTGGAACGGACCCACAAcgatcacccagtccaactgCCcgaccacttcagggctaatgAAGAGAGAAGGCATATGAATGAGGGCAGTCTCCAAAggcttcttgaacactgacaggcatgggcacctggcctgatggctgcCGGTGGGTCCCACGTGTCCCAAAGAGGGAAAAGGGCTCTAGTCCAGGAGCTGGCAAGGGTCCTTgggagggctttaaactaggtatgaagggggaTGAGGGGGAAATGAGGCTCAATGGAGATGAGCCTGGGGGAGCAGTCCCAGGGTTGAGGGTGAGGGCAATGATGTGACtcaagtgcatctacaccaatgcacgcagcatgcgcaacaaacaggaggagctggaagccattgtgcgGCAGGCAAACAATGAGGTATTGGATGGGCAGCAAAggttctccttcctttccatccTGATTCTTACTAATCCGAGgcatcagaatcacagaatggctgaggtcggcagggacctctggaggtcgtGAAGTCCAACCCATCTGCTCAAGCCGGGCCACCGCCTGAAGGTTGCCCTGGATcgtgtccagatggcttttgaatatcgTGAGAGAtggagactctacaacctctctggaccACATGTGCCAGAGAATATGCACCCgtggagtaaaaaaaaatgctttcttgtgTTCAGGTGGAATTTCAAGGTTTTTATTTGGTCCTATTGCTGTCAGTGTGCACTACAGAGAAAAGTTTTTCTGCCTTGTCTCTCTGTTCcctcccatcaggtatttatacacaaaGACATCTTTGTTGAAAAGGGAAGCAGTCTAGAAAACcggaaaagaaagagaagagggggagaggggaagcatTCTGTTTTGGTACATATCACCTCCAAATGGTGCCCTGATTCTGCCGCAGCTGAGCAGGTAGCAACCTATGCCTACTTTCCCCAATAAAGTGTATTGCATAGACATTCAGGAAGAGAGCTAATTTATTGTCGTCTTTGCAAAGCTGAAGGTCCCCCAGGGAACTGACTCTCTCACACAGGCTGGGCAGTCACTGTCCAGGAGGTGACAGGGTGCTCTGTGGTAAGCCCGCTTGCAATGGCTTCTTGGTGTGGGTTGGGTGAGATTCCCCAGACTCCGCTTTTGCTGAATTCCTCTAATCCAGCTTGCCCACAGTCCAGAACACATGCACGATTCCTCCACAACTGTTCCCAGGCGTGAGGATCCATTCCCACTGTCTTCTTCATGTGCAGAGTACTTAGTTCTCCCCAGAGAGTCTCTGGGCTGAGCAGATGCTCTGCCCCAGTGCCTGAAATTGTCACCCAGGCCAAACCAGTGCAAGGGGAACGGAGTGGGAAAGTCGTTTTTTTTGTAGCTGCTGTTGTCTTCATTTCCTGCTGAACAAGAAGGATCGTCCAGAAGAAGACATTGCTACTGCTGGGGGGTTTCATTTGTCAcgttctctccttttcttccccgAGGGATGAGGTCAATGTCCACTGCCGTCTGTGAACCCCACAAACACAGTGCTTTGTGTGGAGACCTCTGTTGATGTCCGTAGGTTGACAACACTTTGAGCCGGTCTTGTAGCTCCTGGAACTTGTGCAGCACCTGGGCTTGGGCAGCTGGTTCCAGCACCAGGCACTGCGAGAGGTTGAGCAGGATGGTTGCTCAGAAGACCGAGGGTAAGACAACGTCCTCGGTCACCCTTTTATTTCCTAGGAGGAAGGGTCAACGGTATTTCTCCTCTAGGCAGCAGCATGGGTACCAGAGGATGtcatccagctgcagcaggaaacCTCCTGTGCCATCTTGGCAAGGGTGTCGTCATCAGGAGGTGCATCACAGCTGCCTTTGAGGAAGAGGTGGAACAGTCTGCGCCTTCCAGGATATGGTGCAGAGCTGCGACATAGGAGGTAGAAGCTGTTCTGGCAGGCGTGTCTCGCCGTGAGCCTGAAGAAGCGCAGCTGATGGTCATGATGTGATGTTGTCTCTCACGGCGTGCTGATGGTGAAGCCAGCCCCTGCCTAGTTgatgctgcagcagaaggaGTCCTATTCAGCTTGCTGCATGGCAATAATCATCTCGATGAAGATGGACCTCTGGGAGGCGCTTATCAGCTCTAACTTGCAGGAgtgggaggagggcagcactGTTAGCTGGCAGTGGTGCGACATAGGCAAAAGCACCCAGGCCTTTTTCACCAGCACTTGGACCCAGGAGGCGACTTTGTCCGTGTCTAGGTAGACTTCGGTGCAGAGGGTGCGTAGGAGACGCAAGGCCTGATGCTTCCCCACGTTGTCATTGAGATGGTGGAGGATGCACTTCACGTCCCCCAGCAGCctctccctggagcacacacAATTCAGTTCCAGACGGACGTCAGACTGCCTTGCTGGCCGCTGCCCTGTGGGGTCCAAGTCGAGGAGGAAGGAGAACCCGGGAGGTGGATCCAGGAACACATGCACGCGGTAGAATAAGCCATCCTGCTGGAGACTCCAGCCGTTGTAGGTGCTGCGCGTCCCCGTGGCTAGCTGCAGCTGTGGCATGACAATATTCCTGCAAAGTGCTTGGCTGACGCAGAGGAGGTCTCCTACTAGCTCCTTGCACAAGTTGGCCAATTCTTGCATGGGCCCAAAGGTGCGCTTTGCTGAAGACCTGAAAGCACGCCGTGCACCACTGCGGGCTTTTTCCTTGTtgtcctcttccccctcctcatcactgctggagctgagctcctttctgcttctgGCAGACTTGGTCTTCCTTCGCCTGGCCAGCCAGCAGAGCCCGCAGAGCACGAGAAAGGCTCCAACAATGGCCCACATATGCCACTGCTGGAACACAGTGGAGAGCGTGGCTTCCTCGACAACCACCTTGCGCTCCATCTCGTCTAGCAGCTGAGCCATCTCCcgtctcagctgctcctcacgcTGCCACATCTGCTCAAGCGTGGACATGTCAGCCTGTTCGTTGACATGCCCCACATACTGGCTTCCCAGCACAGACAGGGCAAAGACAATCCACTCGGCCACGGCCTGGAGGagtggggagagaaagggggtTAGTGGGTCTGTCTGGGAGGGGTCTGGTGgctgggggagcggggctggtaAGAGGGGTGGGCTTGGAGGGGGCAAAAGCAGGGCTTGTGAGCACTGCGTGTCTGGGTGTTGGCAGGCTGGAAGGGGACACAGGCCCCGGGCAGAGACTCTCTGGGAGTCCCTTTAGCCTTGCTCCCAGCCCCTGTGGCAGCACCGTGCCCTGCCCGCGGTGTGGCCCTGAGTGTCTGGGCCCCAGGTGCAGGCTCagaaccacccccccccccacccccgacGCGAGCCGCGGCCcttgcccagcccagccttccCCCACACACCATATTCACCGACCGCCCAAGTCCAAATGAAGCGCGCTGCCTGGCGCTCACTCCCTTGAGGACAGCTCTCCATTGTGACATGTCCTCTGACATGTGACAGGCGTCAGAGCCGTGTCACAGACGCCCCACCGCCCAGCTGACGCACGGCTGCCTTGGGCACCAAGGCCCCGGCACACCAAACCTACTAACCCAAGAGCAGTGAGCTCCCAGGGGCTCCGAACCCCCTCCAAactgctctgaaaaataaaaacggAGACTCACAagcctgctccttccctcttctcctcttgGGTGACTTCTGCCGAGGCAGGGCTGAGTCCTACATGGCCTGCTAACCAAGAAAATGCACCTTTTGGCTGTGCGTCCACCCCTAGTCGTACAAAAGGCAAGCCGTAAAGACTGTTAGCGACCAGCAGTGTTAGGGCCCTTGAAGCTCCCATGCCAGTTGCCTAGACAGGATGGTGGGCACTCGTTTGAGCGTGACAGAATAGTTCCGTTGGAACGGACCCACAAcgatcacccagtccaactgCCcgaccacttcagggctaatgAAGAGAGAAGGCATATGAATGAGGGCAGTCTCCAAAggcttcttgaacactgacaggcatgggcacctggcctgatggctgcCGGTGGGTCCCACGTGTCCCAAAGAGGGAAAAGGGCTCTAGTCCAGGAGCTGGCAAGGGTCCTTgggagggctttaaactaggtgTGAAGGGGGATGAGGGGGAAATGAGGCTCAATGGAGATGAGCCTGGGGGAGCAGTCCCAGGGTTGAGGGTGAGGGCAATGATGTGACtcaagtgcatctacaccaatgcacgcagcatgcgcaacaaacaggaggagctggaagccattgtgcgGCAGGCAAACAATGAGGTATTGGATGGGCAGCAAAggttctccttcctttccatccTGATTCTTACTAATCCGAGgcatcagaatcacagaatggctgaggtcggcagggacctctggaggtcgtGAAGTCCAACCCATCTGCTCAAGCCGGGCCACCGCCTGAAGGTTGCCCTGGATcgtgtccagatggcttttgaatatcgTGAGAGAtggagactctacaacctctctggaccACATGTGCCAGAGAATATGCACCCgtggagtaaaaaaaaatgctttcttgtgTTCAGGTGGAATTTCAAGGTTTTTATTTGGTCCTATTGCTGTCAGTGTGCACTACAGAGAAAAGTTTTTCTGCCTTGTCTCTCTGTTCcctcccatcaggtatttatacacaaaGACATCTTTGTTGAA contains the following coding sequences:
- the LOC136790641 gene encoding inositol 1,4,5-trisphosphate receptor-interacting protein-like 1 isoform X1, encoding MSEDMSQWRAVLKGVSARQRASFGLGRSVNMAVAEWIVFALSVLGSQYVGHVNEQADMSTLEQMWQREEQLRREMAQLLDEMERKVVVEEATLSTVFQQWHMWAIVGAFLVLCGLCWLARRRKTKSARSRKELSSSSDEEGEEDNKEKARSGARRAFRSSAKRTFGPMQELANLCKELVGDLLCVSQALCRNIVMPQLQLATGTRSTYNGWSLQQDGLFYRVHVFLDPPPGFSFLLDLDPTGQRPARQSDVRLELNCVCSRERLLGDVKCILHHLNDNVGKHQALRLLRTLCTEVYLDTDKVASWVQVLVKKAWVLLPMSHHCQLTVLPSSHSCKLELISASQRSIFIEMIIAMQQAE
- the LOC136790641 gene encoding inositol 1,4,5-trisphosphate receptor-interacting protein-like 1 isoform X2, which codes for MSTLEQMWQREEQLRREMAQLLDEMERKVVVEEATLSTVFQQWHMWAIVGAFLVLCGLCWLARRRKTKSARSRKELSSSSDEEGEEDNKEKARSGARRAFRSSAKRTFGPMQELANLCKELVGDLLCVSQALCRNIVMPQLQLATGTRSTYNGWSLQQDGLFYRVHVFLDPPPGFSFLLDLDPTGQRPARQSDVRLELNCVCSRERLLGDVKCILHHLNDNVGKHQALRLLRTLCTEVYLDTDKVASWVQVLVKKAWVLLPMSHHCQLTVLPSSHSCKLELISASQRSIFIEMIIAMQQAE